In Lycium ferocissimum isolate CSIRO_LF1 chromosome 11, AGI_CSIRO_Lferr_CH_V1, whole genome shotgun sequence, a single genomic region encodes these proteins:
- the LOC132038640 gene encoding heat stress transcription factor A-4c-like has protein sequence MDEAPCSANALPPFIVKTYEMVDDPSTDPIVSWSSNNKSFIVWNPPDFARDLLPRYFKHNNFSSFIRQLNTYGFRKIDPEQWEFANEDFLRGQPHLLKNIYRRKPVHSHSAQNIQNLSSALTESERQGYKEDIEKLKHENELLQLELQGHKQDHQGLEMEMKVFTERVQQTKNQQKNVLSTLARTINKPGLALSLMPQLEMNERKRKKASSSEDSTRENVDPTSLLTVNKELLDQLESSLTFWEYILCDIDQAAMRRSYSLDLDETISCADSPAISYRQLNDDVGSKISGIDMNSEPTGNATPDVTPPEDRVAIANNVPTGVNDVFWEQFLTENPGSTDVKQEMEDTDSKISESKTVEQEKFWWNVKTVNSLTEKLGHLTPAERT, from the exons ATGGATGAAGCCCCTTGTAGCGCCAATGCGCTGCCTCCGTTTATTGTGAAGACATATGAAATGGTGGATGATCCCTCCACTGATCCAATAGTCTCTTGGAGTTCAAATAATAAAAGCTTCATTGTTTGGAATCCTCCTGATTTTGCAAGAGATTTGTTGCCTAGATACTTCAAGCACAATAATTTTTCCAGTTTTATCCGACAGCTAAACACTTAC GGATTCAGGAAAATAGATCCTGAACAATGGGAATTCGCAAACGAGGATTTTCTTAGAGGTCAGCCACATCTTCTGAAGAATATATATAGACGGAAACCTGTTCACAGTCATTCTGCACAGAATATTCAAAACCTTTCATCTGCATTGACCGAATCGGAAAGACAAGGGTATAAGGAAgatattgaaaagttgaaacatgAGAATGAATTGCTTCAATTAGAATTACAAGGACATAAACAAGATCATCAAGGacttgaaatggaaatgaaggtCTTTACTGAACGTGTCCAACAAACGAAAAACCAACAAAAGAACGTGTTATCTACTTTAGCTCGAACCATAAATAAACCAGGATTAGCTTTGAGTCTCATGCCGCAgctggaaatgaatgaaagaaagagaaagaaagcgAGTTCTTCTGAAGATTCGACTAGGGAAAATGTGGACCCCACTTCTCTTTTGACCGTCAACAAGGAACTGCTAGATCAGTTGGAATCCTCTTTGACCTTTTGGGAGTATATACTGTGTGATATTGATCAAGCTGCGATGAGACGGAGCTATTCATTGGACTTGGATGAAACTATAAGTTGTGCCGACAGCCCTGCTATATCTTACCGACAACTAAATGATGATGTTGGGTCTAAGATTTCAG GTATTGACATGAATTCTGAGCCTACCGGAAATGCTACTCCTGATGTTACTCCACCAGAAGACCGAGTAGCAATTGCTAATAATGTGCCAACAGGAGTAAATGATGTATTCTGGGAACAATTCCTAACTGAGAACCCTGGTTCTACtgatgtaaagcaggaaatggAAGATACGGATAGCAAAATAAGTGAATCGAAGACAGTGGAGCAAGAGAAATTTTGGTGGAACGTGAAGACTGTAAATAGCCTTACAGAAAAGTTGGGACATCTTACTCCAGCGGAGAGGACGTAG